A DNA window from Ipomoea triloba cultivar NCNSP0323 chromosome 10, ASM357664v1 contains the following coding sequences:
- the LOC116031395 gene encoding uncharacterized protein LOC116031395 — protein sequence MGFPWKKVKSTTRISQMVKDQFHHRKNAASPLVVETGFPTSLVDLIVNHRDRFKKPSPSPRFKKKKPPPSPPPPFDPPQSPLPPPAPSPTPLAPTSPPRPPIATTDAHEIDGAGTVSEEGQEGAYSNKVFLALLKIFLLVVLALGAKKFAVGITLSAFFLFFVDYLARNVFRYEHLVPCPELREKLRLIISRVFRLEEEALQKEESLELPPESSQFEEIQIVQPRCYLEPPYRKEETDDPSYCGKSFRPEGIKSISELIEEDEDLCEVPESKSGKSRRAKIKSKMKKLFPKRIGKTGKDSKLEINPTGEGVFPRVEENDSPECPKRGLEPATMAMNITPDVKDAISNSLELPEGVVEKSDFVEREKNYGYLFLILVTLVGLVIGGRIYALLLTLMWCFLSKSGGAIRRSVMVS from the coding sequence ATGGGGTTTCCATGGAAGAAGGTGAAGAGCACCACAAGAATTTCCCAGATGGTGAAGGATCAATTTCACCACCGGAAGAACGCCGCGTCGCCTCTCGTCGTCGAGACCGGCTTTCCCACTTCCCTCGTTGATCTCATCGTCAATCATCGCGACCGCTTCAAGAAGCCATCCCCTTCTCCCCGCTTCAAGAAGAAAAAAccgccgccgtcgccgccgccgccgtttgATCCGCCGCAGTCGCCGTTGCCCCCTCCGGCGCCGTCCCCCACGCCTCTGGCGCCCACCTCGCCACCCAGACCCCCAATCGCGACAACGGATGCCCACGAAATTGATGGTGCTGGCACTGTTAGTGAGGAAGGTCAAGAGGGTGCCTATTCGAATAAGGTGTTTCTGGCCCTTCTGAAGATCTTCCTGCTCGTAGTTCTCGCTCTGGGAGCTAAGAAGTTCGCGGTTGGGATCACCTTATCGGcattcttcttgttctttgtAGATTACTTGGCAAGAAATGTGTTCAGATACGAGCACTTGGTGCCATGTCCAGAACTGCGGGAGAAATTGAGGCTTATCATCAGTAGAGTTTTTAGATTAGAGGAAGAGGCTCTGCAAAAGGAAGAGTCTTTAGAGCTCCCACCAGAAAGCTCACAATTTGAAGAAATCCAGATTGTGCAGCCAAGGTGTTACTTGGAGCCTCCATATAGGAAGGAGGAAACCGATGATCCATCTTATTGTGGCAAAAGTTTCAGACCTGAAGGGATAAAATCAATTTCGGAGCTAATTGAGGAAGATGAGGACTTATGTGAAGTTCCTGAATCCAAGAGTGGAAAGTCTCGCAGGGCTAAAATAAAGTCAAAAATGAAGAAACTTTTCCCAAAAAGGATTGGGAAGACGGGAAAAGACTCGAAACTTGAAATAAATCCAACTGGAGAGGGAGTGTTTCCTAGAGTTGAGGAAAACGATTCCCCTGAATGTCCCAAAAGAGGATTGGAACCTGCCACCATGGCTATGAACATTACACCTGATGTGAAAGATGCCATCAGCAATTCTCTGGAATTGCCTGAGGGTGTGGTGGAGAAATCAGATTTTGTAGAAAGAGAGAAGAATTACGGTTACTTGTTTCTTATTCTGGTTACCCTTGTTGGACTTGTTATTGGAGGTCGAATTTATGCACTTCTTCTTACCTTGATGTGGTGCTTCTTATCAAAGTCGGGAGGAGCTATAAGGAGAAGTGTAATGGTTTCTTAA